A window of the Candidatus Cetobacterium colombiensis genome harbors these coding sequences:
- a CDS encoding recombinase family protein — protein MIKYYVRVSTVEQKLERQLLGYDKADIIYSDKVSGKNKERPQLKVMLEGLQKDDVVVVKSLDRLSRSTMDLLEITKEIEDKGATLKVLDKDIDTGTAIGKFFLTIIGAVAELERENINQRVREGVAIAKAEGKYKGRKKGSIELKGDSLNRFKMFYNKGFNKTELSKEFGVPRATIYRWEKVLKERGEL, from the coding sequence ATGATAAAGTATTATGTTAGAGTTTCTACTGTAGAACAAAAATTAGAAAGGCAACTTTTGGGTTATGATAAAGCCGACATTATTTATAGTGATAAAGTATCTGGAAAAAATAAAGAAAGACCTCAGTTAAAAGTTATGCTAGAAGGATTACAAAAGGATGATGTAGTTGTTGTTAAATCTTTAGATAGATTAAGTCGTAGTACAATGGATCTATTAGAAATAACTAAGGAAATTGAAGATAAAGGAGCTACTCTAAAAGTTTTAGATAAAGATATTGATACAGGAACAGCTATTGGTAAATTCTTTTTAACTATAATTGGAGCAGTTGCAGAATTAGAAAGAGAAAATATCAATCAGAGAGTTAGAGAAGGGGTCGCCATTGCTAAGGCTGAAGGAAAATACAAAGGCAGAAAAAAAGGTAGCATTGAATTAAAAGGTGATAGTTTAAATAGATTTAAGATGTTTTATAATAAGGGATTTAATAAGACTGAGTTATCGAAAGAATTTGGAGTTCCAAGAGCTACTATTTATAGATGGGAAAAGGTTCTTAAAGAAAGAGGAGAGTTATAA
- a CDS encoding PDDEXK nuclease domain-containing protein codes for MENNEIKNLDIQGNYSYIISLIETSKSSTLKSINSELIILYWKIGKYIQKDILDKADKIYGENIVVELSKRLTSNYGRGFSKSGLSRMINFYRKFKDFEIVATLSQQLSWSHFVELIKIENELKREFYVAMAINEGWSVRVFKERINSMLFERTAISKKPEETIKKDLELLSNQKIMTESLFIKDPYILDFLGLEDSYSEKDLENRILQELEKFLLEFGSDFAFMGRQKRIQIGNKDYYLDLLFYHRKMRRLVLIELKLGEFEPQYKGQVELYLKWLSKYEKQEFEEEPIAIILCASKDSEEIELLGLTEGNIRVSEYLASLPPKKLLEEKLHKAVLEAKELAIQK; via the coding sequence ATGGAAAATAACGAAATAAAGAATTTAGATATTCAAGGGAATTATAGTTATATCATAAGCTTAATAGAGACTTCAAAATCTAGTACTTTAAAAAGTATAAATTCAGAGCTAATAATTCTATATTGGAAGATAGGAAAATATATTCAAAAAGATATTTTAGATAAAGCAGATAAAATATATGGCGAGAATATTGTTGTAGAATTATCTAAACGTTTAACCTCTAATTATGGCAGAGGTTTTAGTAAAAGTGGTCTTTCAAGAATGATTAATTTTTATAGAAAATTTAAAGATTTTGAGATTGTTGCGACACTGTCGCAACAATTATCTTGGTCACATTTTGTTGAATTAATTAAAATAGAGAATGAATTAAAAAGAGAGTTTTATGTAGCAATGGCTATAAATGAAGGATGGTCTGTCAGAGTTTTTAAAGAGAGAATTAATTCCATGTTATTTGAGAGAACTGCAATTTCTAAAAAACCAGAAGAAACAATAAAAAAAGATTTAGAGCTTTTATCCAATCAAAAAATAATGACTGAATCTCTTTTTATCAAAGATCCATATATTTTAGATTTTTTAGGTTTAGAAGATAGTTATTCTGAAAAAGATTTAGAGAATAGAATTTTACAAGAGTTGGAGAAATTTCTTTTAGAATTTGGAAGTGATTTTGCCTTTATGGGAAGACAAAAAAGAATTCAAATAGGGAATAAAGACTATTATTTAGACCTCCTTTTTTATCATAGAAAAATGAGGAGATTAGTTTTAATAGAGTTAAAGTTAGGGGAATTTGAACCTCAATATAAAGGACAGGTTGAACTTTATCTAAAATGGTTAAGTAAATATGAAAAGCAAGAATTTGAAGAAGAACCTATTGCTATAATACTTTGTGCAAGTAAAGACTCAGAAGAGATAGAACTTTTAGGACTTACAGAAGGAAATATACGAGTTTCTGAGTATTTAGCAAGTTTACCACCTAAAAAATTATTAGAAGAAAAATTGCATAAAGCTGTATTAGAAGCTAAGGAATTAGCTATTCAAAAATAG
- a CDS encoding type I restriction endonuclease subunit R: MADYKSIAETNNFIVLDRYNKIDEQGVSYQTEAQLEEELLQDLQNQGYEYLPKLINTKEMLKNIRVQLEALNSVKFLDSEWRRFCEEYLDKPSDNYIDKTRKIHDDYIYDFTFDDGHIQNIYLLDRKNISRNKLQVISQFKQTGTSSNRYDVTILVNGLPLIQVELKKRGIAIREAFNQINRYSKESFNSDNSLFKYLQICVISNGTDTRYFANTTKRDKNSFDFTMNWAKSDNTLIRDLKDFTATFFQKNTLLNVLLNYCVFDSNNILLIMRPYQIAATERILWKIKSSYLAKKWKTIDAGGYIWHTTGSGKTLTSFKAARLATELEFIDKVFFVVDRKDLDYQTMKEYQRFSPDSVNGSENTAGLKRNVEKDDNKIIVTTIQKLNNLIKSEANLPLYNQQVVFIFDEAHRSQFGEAQKNIAKKFKKYYQFGFTGTPIFPENALGSETTASVFGTELHSYVITDAIRDEKVLKFKVDYNDVRPKFKSVEMEQDEEKLSSAEAKAAFLHPERIKEISQYILNNFKVKTHRIYNAEKGFNAMLTVSSVDAAKLYYETLKNLQKDSKKPLKIATIFSYAANEEQNSIGEILDETFEPSAMNQSAKEFLNSAINDYNTMFKTNFGVDSNEFQNYYRDLANRVREQEIDLLIVVGMFLTGFDAPTLNTLFVDKNLRYHGLIQAFSRTNRIYDSTKTFGNIVTFRDLEQATIDAITLFGDKNTKNVVLEKSYKEYMEGFTDISTGAARRGYIEVVRELNSRFPNVDDIVTEKDKKDFAKLFGEYLRVENILQNYDEFTRLKALQSLDMEDLNAVEEFKATYYVSDEDIAAMQKIEMPKERMVQDYRSTYNDIREWLRREKKRGVEEDSALEWDEVVFEIDLLKSQEINLDYILELIFDKHKKVKDKDVLIGDVRRLIRSSTGNRAKESLIVDFINSTDLDTFDDKANIIDAFFSFAQIEQVKEAEELIAEEKLNADAAKRYIMTSLKKEQASNNGTELNEIIPKMSPLNPNYLTKKSTVFQKISAFVEKFKGIGGRV, from the coding sequence ATGGCTGACTATAAATCAATTGCAGAAACTAATAACTTTATAGTTTTAGATAGATATAACAAAATAGATGAACAAGGGGTAAGCTATCAAACAGAAGCTCAATTGGAAGAGGAGCTTTTACAGGACTTACAAAATCAAGGTTATGAATATTTACCAAAGCTTATTAATACAAAAGAGATGTTAAAAAACATTAGGGTACAATTAGAAGCTCTTAACAGTGTTAAATTTTTAGATTCTGAATGGAGAAGATTTTGTGAAGAGTACTTAGATAAACCAAGTGATAACTACATAGATAAAACTCGTAAAATTCATGATGACTATATCTATGATTTTACCTTTGATGATGGACATATTCAAAATATCTATCTACTAGATAGAAAGAATATTAGTAGAAATAAGTTACAGGTTATTTCACAGTTTAAACAAACAGGAACTAGTAGTAATCGTTATGATGTAACAATTTTAGTTAATGGATTACCTTTAATTCAAGTGGAACTTAAAAAGCGTGGAATTGCTATTCGTGAAGCATTTAATCAAATCAATAGATATAGCAAAGAGAGTTTTAATTCTGATAACTCTTTATTTAAATACCTTCAGATTTGTGTAATTTCAAATGGTACAGATACAAGATATTTTGCTAACACTACTAAAAGAGATAAGAACAGTTTTGATTTTACAATGAACTGGGCTAAGTCTGACAATACTCTTATTAGAGATTTAAAAGACTTTACAGCTACGTTTTTTCAAAAGAACACACTTTTAAATGTACTATTGAATTACTGCGTTTTTGATTCAAATAATATACTTCTAATTATGAGACCGTATCAAATAGCTGCAACAGAAAGAATATTATGGAAGATAAAGAGCTCATATTTAGCTAAAAAATGGAAGACTATAGATGCTGGTGGATATATTTGGCATACAACTGGGTCGGGAAAAACTTTAACAAGTTTTAAGGCTGCTCGTTTAGCTACAGAGTTGGAATTTATAGATAAAGTATTCTTTGTAGTGGATAGAAAAGATTTAGATTATCAGACAATGAAAGAGTACCAACGTTTTTCACCAGATAGTGTTAATGGATCTGAAAACACTGCTGGTCTTAAAAGAAATGTTGAAAAGGATGACAATAAAATTATTGTAACTACCATCCAAAAATTAAATAACCTAATTAAGAGTGAAGCTAATTTACCACTTTATAATCAACAAGTTGTATTTATATTTGATGAAGCTCACCGTTCACAATTTGGTGAAGCTCAAAAGAATATTGCTAAGAAGTTTAAAAAGTATTATCAGTTTGGATTTACTGGAACACCAATATTTCCTGAAAATGCTTTAGGTTCTGAAACTACTGCAAGTGTATTTGGTACTGAGTTACATTCATATGTTATTACAGATGCAATTAGAGATGAGAAGGTTCTTAAATTTAAAGTTGATTATAATGATGTACGTCCTAAGTTTAAATCTGTTGAAATGGAACAAGATGAAGAAAAATTAAGTTCAGCAGAAGCAAAGGCAGCATTTTTACATCCTGAAAGAATCAAAGAGATTTCTCAATATATTCTTAATAACTTTAAAGTTAAAACTCATCGTATATATAATGCTGAAAAAGGATTTAATGCAATGCTTACTGTAAGTAGTGTAGATGCAGCAAAACTTTATTATGAAACATTGAAGAATCTACAAAAGGATAGTAAAAAGCCTTTAAAGATAGCAACTATATTCTCTTATGCAGCTAATGAAGAGCAAAATTCAATAGGAGAGATTCTTGATGAAACTTTTGAACCTTCAGCAATGAATCAAAGTGCAAAGGAGTTCTTGAACTCTGCTATTAATGATTATAATACAATGTTTAAAACAAACTTTGGTGTTGATAGTAATGAGTTTCAGAACTATTATCGTGATTTAGCTAATAGAGTGAGAGAGCAAGAGATAGATCTATTGATTGTAGTTGGAATGTTTTTAACAGGATTTGATGCTCCAACACTAAATACACTATTTGTAGATAAAAATTTACGTTATCATGGATTAATACAAGCATTTTCAAGAACAAATCGTATCTATGATTCCACAAAAACTTTTGGAAATATAGTTACTTTTAGAGATTTAGAACAGGCTACAATAGATGCTATAACTCTATTTGGTGATAAAAATACAAAGAATGTAGTTCTTGAAAAAAGTTACAAAGAGTATATGGAAGGATTCACTGATATTAGTACTGGTGCAGCACGTCGTGGCTATATAGAAGTAGTTAGAGAGTTAAACTCTCGTTTTCCTAATGTTGATGATATAGTTACTGAAAAAGATAAAAAGGATTTTGCTAAACTCTTTGGTGAATATTTAAGAGTTGAGAACATATTACAAAATTATGATGAGTTTACAAGATTAAAAGCTTTACAATCTCTAGATATGGAAGATTTAAATGCTGTTGAAGAGTTCAAAGCTACGTATTATGTAAGTGATGAAGATATCGCTGCTATGCAGAAAATAGAGATGCCTAAAGAGAGAATGGTTCAAGATTATCGTTCTACATACAATGATATTCGTGAATGGCTACGTCGTGAAAAGAAGCGTGGAGTTGAAGAGGATTCTGCACTTGAATGGGATGAGGTTGTTTTTGAAATAGATCTTTTAAAATCACAGGAGATAAACTTAGACTATATTCTTGAGTTGATTTTTGATAAGCATAAGAAGGTAAAGGATAAAGATGTATTAATTGGAGATGTACGTCGTTTAATTAGGTCAAGTACAGGAAATCGTGCAAAAGAAAGTCTAATAGTTGACTTTATTAACAGCACAGATTTAGATACATTTGATGATAAAGCAAATATTATAGATGCCTTTTTCTCATTTGCTCAAATAGAGCAAGTGAAAGAAGCTGAAGAGTTGATAGCTGAAGAGAAGCTTAATGCTGATGCAGCTAAAAGATATATAATGACATCCTTAAAGAAAGAACAGGCAAGTAATAATGGAACAGAGCTAAATGAAATCATTCCTAAGATGAGTCCTCTTAATCCTAATTACTTGACTAAAAAAAGCACTGTATTCCAGAAAATATCAGCTTTTGTAGAGAAGTTTAAAGGAATTGGTGGGAGAGTATAA
- a CDS encoding HepT-like ribonuclease domain-containing protein, translating into MSKVKRNIIQFTYDIEEFIGYIQEEMTNKSFNDFALDKKSVGYIERQLEKIGEAITQIQKLDKDILTTTYDNKSYWEGIKGVRNRLIHEYWGTSIQMIYEISVDEMDELLDYIKKIRELEKN; encoded by the coding sequence ATGTCTAAGGTAAAAAGAAATATAATACAGTTCACTTATGATATTGAAGAGTTTATTGGATACATTCAAGAAGAGATGACAAATAAATCCTTTAACGATTTTGCTTTAGATAAAAAAAGTGTTGGATATATAGAAAGACAATTAGAAAAAATAGGAGAAGCTATTACTCAAATCCAAAAGTTAGATAAAGATATTTTAACTACAACTTACGATAATAAAAGTTATTGGGAAGGAATAAAAGGAGTTAGAAATAGATTAATACATGAATATTGGGGAACTAGTATTCAAATGATCTATGAAATTTCTGTGGATGAAATGGATGAGCTATTAGATTATATAAAAAAGATAAGAGAGCTAGAAAAAAATTAA
- a CDS encoding nucleotidyltransferase family protein has protein sequence MEINKESILSVLKALDKEKYSILEIGLFGSYAREEETDSSDIDIIVKIEFKKGMYRNFCALQEELENTFGKKVDLIEKSVFDYKFKNPDVKDYKEKVKEEILGSVIYV, from the coding sequence ATGGAAATTAATAAAGAAAGTATTTTATCTGTTTTAAAAGCATTAGATAAAGAAAAATATTCAATTTTAGAAATTGGATTATTTGGAAGTTATGCTAGAGAAGAAGAAACTGATAGCAGTGATATAGATATAATTGTAAAAATAGAGTTTAAAAAAGGCATGTATAGAAATTTTTGTGCTTTGCAAGAGGAGTTAGAAAATACTTTTGGAAAAAAAGTAGACTTAATTGAAAAAAGTGTTTTTGATTATAAGTTTAAAAATCCAGATGTAAAAGATTATAAAGAAAAAGTTAAAGAAGAGATATTAGGAAGTGTTATATATGTCTAA
- a CDS encoding replication initiation protein, translating into MKKLKDLTLFKPNQLIEIKGAPLTTQGLLTYDYILHRLQQEKADSIVLSLGEITKAIGIDRNYEEIYLYLDSLQKIRIESKDAKGKLWGAFNLLAEYRKCEDGVFVAVPPTIYKALKTEEDNKDSLYYTTIKLLEKRVFRCVYSLIFYDFFKKYEKINIPILELDEIREITGTVDKYGEYKAFKVHVLRKAMDELNKFDKKYEYDFEEIKISRRVHKIKFVKVDKDTIEVEENSMSEKLLKAVLKARKNIYLDSVYSQKAMDKLILKYDEADIIKGLNELYKYNYEIESFSKILNSKIKDIVDSKKVKVKKEPVRIAEPEIEDLEKSELDIEKERLSLVILNSKLPTRERIILFGELSVIEDMKVLKELEKRIK; encoded by the coding sequence TTGAAAAAATTGAAAGATTTAACGTTATTTAAACCAAATCAACTGATTGAAATAAAAGGTGCTCCATTAACAACTCAAGGGCTTTTAACATATGATTATATTTTACATAGATTACAACAAGAAAAAGCAGATAGTATTGTTTTGTCTTTAGGTGAGATAACAAAAGCAATAGGAATTGATAGAAATTATGAAGAAATATATTTATATTTAGATTCTTTACAAAAAATAAGGATTGAAAGTAAAGATGCTAAAGGAAAACTTTGGGGAGCTTTTAATCTTTTAGCAGAATATAGAAAGTGTGAAGATGGAGTTTTTGTTGCTGTTCCTCCAACAATATATAAAGCTTTAAAAACAGAAGAAGATAATAAAGATAGTTTATATTATACAACGATAAAACTTCTTGAAAAGAGAGTGTTCAGATGTGTTTATAGTTTAATATTTTATGACTTCTTTAAAAAGTATGAAAAAATTAATATTCCTATTTTAGAATTAGATGAAATTAGAGAAATTACAGGAACAGTTGATAAATACGGAGAATACAAAGCTTTTAAAGTACATGTTCTAAGGAAGGCTATGGATGAACTAAATAAATTTGATAAAAAATATGAGTATGATTTTGAAGAGATAAAAATTAGTCGTAGAGTTCATAAAATAAAATTCGTCAAAGTTGATAAAGATACTATTGAGGTTGAAGAAAATAGTATGTCTGAGAAGCTCTTAAAGGCTGTTTTAAAAGCTCGTAAGAATATTTATCTAGATAGTGTCTATTCACAAAAGGCTATGGATAAATTGATTTTAAAGTATGATGAAGCAGATATTATAAAAGGGCTGAATGAACTGTATAAATATAATTATGAAATAGAAAGTTTTTCTAAGATTTTAAACTCTAAAATTAAAGATATAGTAGACTCTAAAAAAGTAAAAGTTAAAAAAGAACCTGTGAGAATAGCAGAACCAGAAATTGAAGATTTAGAAAAAAGTGAGCTTGATATTGAAAAAGAAAGATTATCATTAGTAATATTAAACAGCAAACTTCCAACAAGAGAAAGAATTATACTGTTTGGTGAACTATCAGTAATTGAGGATATGAAAGTTCTAAAAGAACTTGAAAAGAGGATTAAATAG
- a CDS encoding restriction endonuclease subunit S → MSKLEQLINELCPNGVEYVSLGLYCKISKGKQLNKENLLEEGDYPAYNGGTSYSGFTNNYNVEANTIIISQGGASAGFVQFIKTKFWANAHCYYLQPDYNFLNNNYVFHFVKSMQNKLMECQHGAGIPALKSNEIYKLQIPLPPLVVQEEIVRILDTFTELTAELTAELTMRKQQYEYYHNSLFEFKDWNIQYLSVGELFEFKNGLNKEKSAFGHGQPFINFTDVYKNRWLTNEKISGLVNVNPSEIENYSARKGDVFFTRTSETKEDIGMSSALIENIPNCVFNGFSIRARPITDLLLPKFSAYYFSTNKVRKTIIKYSAFTTRGSITGPKLSKILVPILPLDEQQRIVDILDRFDTLVNDIKEGLPAEIEARKQQYEYYRDKLLTFKKLEV, encoded by the coding sequence ATGAGTAAGTTAGAGCAATTAATTAATGAGCTATGTCCTAATGGGGTGGAGTATGTTTCTTTAGGATTGTATTGTAAGATATCAAAAGGAAAACAGTTAAATAAAGAAAATTTACTAGAAGAAGGAGATTATCCTGCTTACAACGGTGGAACTAGTTATTCAGGATTTACAAATAATTACAATGTAGAAGCTAATACAATAATTATTAGCCAAGGAGGAGCTTCTGCTGGGTTTGTTCAATTTATAAAAACTAAATTTTGGGCGAATGCACATTGCTATTATTTACAGCCAGATTATAATTTTCTTAATAATAATTATGTTTTCCATTTTGTTAAAAGTATGCAAAATAAATTAATGGAATGTCAGCATGGAGCAGGGATTCCAGCTTTAAAATCTAACGAAATATACAAACTTCAAATCCCCCTACCTCCATTAGTAGTACAAGAGGAGATTGTGCGTATTTTAGATACATTTACAGAGCTTACAGCAGAGCTTACAGCAGAGCTTACAATGAGAAAGCAGCAGTATGAATATTATCATAATTCACTTTTTGAATTTAAAGATTGGAATATTCAATATTTATCAGTTGGTGAACTTTTTGAGTTTAAAAATGGTTTAAATAAAGAGAAAAGTGCTTTTGGACATGGACAACCGTTTATTAATTTTACTGATGTTTATAAAAATAGATGGTTAACAAATGAAAAAATTTCTGGATTAGTAAATGTAAATCCTAGTGAGATTGAAAATTACAGCGCTAGAAAAGGAGATGTTTTTTTTACTAGAACGTCAGAAACAAAAGAAGATATAGGAATGTCTAGTGCTTTAATTGAAAATATTCCTAATTGTGTATTTAATGGATTTTCAATAAGAGCGAGGCCTATAACTGATTTATTATTGCCTAAATTTTCAGCATATTATTTTTCAACTAATAAAGTTAGAAAAACTATTATTAAATATTCAGCTTTTACAACAAGGGGATCGATAACAGGTCCAAAATTATCTAAAATTTTAGTTCCTATTTTACCCTTAGATGAGCAACAACGTATCGTTGATATTCTTGATAGATTTGATACTCTAGTAAATGATATTAAAGAGGGATTACCAGCAGAGATAGAAGCAAGAAAGCAACAGTATGAGTATTATAGAGATAAACTACTTACATTTAAAAAGTTAGAGGTTTAA
- the fic gene encoding protein adenylyltransferase Fic has translation MILDNKLNITNQVELSKVEEKISKQKAKQLFDSGDINKVKVGTFEGLQYIHRYLFEDMYEFAGKVREVNIAKGNFRFAPLMYLKPSLEYIDKMPQNTFDEIIEKYVEMNIAHPFREGNGRSTRIWLDLILKENIKVVIDWNLVDKDEYLSAMERSVVKDIEIKHLLKQALTIEINDRNLFMKGIDVSYYYEGYSEYNTEEV, from the coding sequence ATGATTTTAGATAATAAGCTTAATATTACTAATCAAGTGGAACTTTCAAAGGTGGAAGAGAAAATTAGTAAACAAAAAGCTAAGCAACTATTTGATTCAGGAGATATAAATAAAGTTAAGGTAGGAACATTTGAAGGGCTTCAATATATACATAGATACTTATTTGAAGATATGTATGAGTTTGCTGGAAAGGTTAGAGAGGTAAATATAGCTAAAGGAAATTTCCGTTTTGCACCACTAATGTATCTTAAACCCTCTTTAGAATATATAGATAAGATGCCACAAAATACATTTGATGAGATTATTGAGAAATATGTTGAGATGAATATTGCTCACCCTTTTCGTGAAGGAAATGGGAGATCAACTCGTATATGGCTTGACCTTATATTAAAAGAAAATATCAAGGTAGTAATTGATTGGAATCTAGTTGATAAAGATGAATATCTATCAGCTATGGAGAGAAGTGTAGTTAAAGATATTGAAATTAAACATCTTTTAAAACAGGCTCTTACTATTGAAATCAATGACCGTAATCTATTTATGAAAGGTATTGATGTAAGTTACTACTATGAAGGTTATAGTGAATACAACACAGAGGAGGTCTAA
- a CDS encoding type I restriction-modification system subunit M has translation MSSIAQRAELQSQIWKIANDVRGSIDGWDFKQYVLGTLFYRFISENFSNYIEAGDDSFKYADLSDDVITDEIKDDAIKTKGYFIYPSQLFVNIAKGANTNESLNTDLAAIFSAIEGSANGYPSESDIKGLFADFDTTSNRLGNTVKDKNSRLATVIKGVEGLNFGEFEDNHIDLFGDAYEFLISNYAANAGKSGGEFFTPQSVSKLIAKLATHKQETINKIYDPAAGSGSLLLQAKKQFDDHVIEDGFYGQEINHTTYNLARMNMFLHNVNYDKFDIALGNTLLDPHFGDEKPFDAIVSNPPYSVNWIGSDDPTLINDERFAPAGVLAPKSKADFAFVLHCLNYLSSKGRAAIVCFPGIFYRGGAEQKIRKYLIDNNFVETVISLAPNLFFGTSIAVNILILSKSKKDSTTQFIDASGENFFKKETNNNILTEEHIEEILRIFDTKEDIEYVSKSVDNEKIAEESYNLSVNTYVEAEDTREVIDIKELNAKIKATVSNIDRLRIEIDKIVAEIEVE, from the coding sequence ATGTCAAGTATAGCACAAAGAGCTGAATTACAATCGCAAATTTGGAAGATAGCAAATGATGTTCGTGGTTCAATAGATGGATGGGATTTTAAGCAATATGTTTTAGGAACGTTATTTTATAGATTTATAAGTGAAAACTTCTCTAACTATATTGAAGCTGGAGATGATAGTTTTAAATATGCAGATTTAAGTGATGATGTTATAACAGATGAAATCAAAGATGATGCAATAAAAACAAAGGGATATTTTATATATCCAAGTCAACTATTCGTTAACATTGCTAAAGGAGCAAACACTAATGAAAGTTTAAATACTGATTTAGCTGCAATATTTTCAGCTATTGAAGGTTCTGCTAATGGTTATCCATCAGAATCAGATATTAAAGGGTTATTTGCTGATTTTGATACAACAAGCAATAGATTAGGAAATACAGTTAAAGACAAGAATAGTCGTTTAGCTACTGTTATTAAAGGTGTTGAAGGTCTTAATTTTGGAGAGTTTGAAGATAACCATATAGATCTATTTGGTGATGCTTATGAGTTTTTAATTTCTAACTATGCTGCCAATGCTGGTAAATCTGGTGGAGAGTTTTTTACACCTCAAAGTGTATCAAAGCTTATCGCAAAATTAGCAACACATAAACAAGAAACGATTAATAAGATTTATGACCCTGCTGCTGGATCAGGTTCACTACTACTACAAGCAAAGAAGCAGTTTGATGATCATGTTATTGAAGATGGTTTCTATGGACAAGAGATTAATCATACAACATATAACCTTGCTCGTATGAATATGTTTTTACACAATGTAAACTACGATAAATTTGATATTGCATTAGGAAATACACTTTTAGATCCTCACTTTGGAGATGAGAAGCCTTTTGATGCCATTGTATCAAATCCTCCGTATTCAGTTAATTGGATTGGTAGTGATGACCCAACTCTTATTAATGATGAACGTTTTGCACCAGCTGGAGTACTTGCACCAAAATCTAAAGCTGACTTTGCTTTTGTACTTCACTGTTTAAATTATCTTTCAAGTAAAGGTCGTGCTGCTATAGTTTGTTTCCCTGGAATATTCTATCGTGGTGGAGCAGAGCAAAAGATTAGAAAGTACTTAATTGATAATAACTTTGTTGAAACTGTTATATCGTTAGCACCTAATCTTTTCTTTGGAACTTCAATAGCTGTTAATATTTTAATTTTATCTAAGTCTAAAAAGGATTCAACAACTCAATTTATAGATGCTAGTGGAGAAAACTTCTTCAAGAAAGAAACTAATAACAACATCTTAACAGAGGAACATATAGAGGAGATACTAAGAATATTTGATACTAAAGAGGATATTGAGTATGTTTCAAAATCTGTAGATAATGAAAAGATAGCTGAAGAGAGTTACAATCTTTCTGTTAATACTTATGTAGAAGCTGAAGATACAAGAGAGGTTATTGATATAAAGGAACTAAACGCCAAGATAAAAGCAACAGTGAGCAATATAGATAGACTTCGTATTGAAATAGATAAGATAGTTGCAGAGATTGAGGTGGAATAA